The Montipora foliosa isolate CH-2021 chromosome 1, ASM3666993v2, whole genome shotgun sequence DNA segment gagaggggaaaccggagtacccggagaaaacctcttagTGCagagtaccgtatttacccgtgtataagccgcacctgtagataagccgcactccGAGTTTGGGAGAagatttttactgaaaaaagttttttgagcAAAGTAAAAATCCACAAGCACGGAATCGatataacatatttatttacattattcagaTATTTCTTACAACTttgaagtaaaattttaaagtcCAATTCGTGTATTTGATAATTTAATAAGtgctatttacatgtaaaagtaaAGTACTGACGTATTTTCAATAATTACGTACTAAGAGTTCATTTTAAAATCCATCAAATTCTTCATTATCGCTCTCTCCAAATAGTCTATTGTACTCATCTTCATCTATTTCGGCAGCTTCTCGATCGAGTTCTTCAGCATAGTACAGATCATCGCCGCCGTCTTCATCATTGAATGGATCACAATCGTCGTCTTCCTGCCAAACATCGTACATCGCCAAAATATCAAACACCACATAGTACATTTACTAGTTTATGAATGATTTGGTTcagtttatttgtaaaatttttgaATATGTCACCTGTATTTTGTGGTTAAAGTACTCTTAAACAGCTGGGATGACATATGTAAATTAGCCTCTTGCTGTCAAAACAACTTTGAGACAAAAGGATTGAAAATccttctttctcattggtttacaaTAATTCGGTAATTGTAATTACAATCTGTGTTTTCTCAATGAtggttttttgataatttcatgTAATTCACAATATatgtaaacaaaatttaattcagaATAGGTTTTACATGTGGTCAAGAATAATCTGACGTCTTTATTCATGAAAATGTGCTAACACAAGGTCGGAATTTTCAAGTCGAAGTGTAGTTCACAGCACTTCTGGACCTTCTCTCTAGGGACCTTCCGGCAACTACATATTTGCATAAATAGAGCGCTTTAGttaaagttttcataaaacaaataattcattCGTTCTGAAGAATGGAATCGTTTACTTTCAAGTCGGCTATACGTGGGtatcatgtttacaaagacataTGGACACCATCAGTTGATGATAAACTATCCGTCGAAAGAGAATTCGAAAACCAGTTCGACCGATTTGCCATGAAGATCATATTGGATGTTGAAACAGTTGGTCATTTGCCAAGAGAGTTTTCAAAAATAGCTTGGTATTTCATTGCACGTGGAGGAGTCATTACCATGGCCGTCAAAGGTCCAGGATGCCGAAGTAAACTGACCGTCGGTGGAATGGAGATCCCTTGTCTGGTAACATTCGCTTGCTCCAGAAAATCGACGATAAACAAGCTTAAAGAACTACTGAGTGGGAAAATATaactcaaacaaataaaaaggctcttttaagagccaacaaaacatcaaaagtcAAGGATTATCAAATGCTTTCCATAAAAGTTGCTTGTTGctgtaaatatgcaaattaggtatCTTTGCAAGATGTTTCAAGTgtttccgtagataagccgcacccccgctttgggagcaatttttcgtggaaaaaggtgcggcttatacacgggtaaatacagtatagaaccaacaaactcaacccacatatgacgccgagtcgaggaatcgaacctgggccacattggtgggaggtgagtgctctcaccactgtgccatccctgcagcCCATGTTAACATACCGTTTGTtaacttttccttttcttcctgTGTGATGGTCCGCATTTCTATTGGGTTTGTTCCATTCTGTTGCTTACGAACTGTTGAATTTGTGGCCATTCTTGTAGTGACTGTAGTGTCAGCCTCTTTCACTTCAACAACAATTCTTGGACAACACTTTGAAAACACTATCTCCACAGGGtaaacaataactaaaaatagGTACAACAGCGGTGAAAGCGTTAATCCCACCTATACTCCTCCTATCCCCTATCCCGCCTACAAAACAGAGCTTATCCTGGTCCTGCCGTCTATTTTCATCCCACATCCCGCTATGAAAATTTCTGTCATCCCTTCTCCATTTTTGCTCATCCCGCATCCCGCCAAACCTATCGTGGACCCTCTAGGAGGGTTTTTCTGCGATGAAGCATCTTTTTTCTGCCTTCGACATATTAGTTCTTCTTCTCAATTTCATCCATGGTTCTCTCTGTCTATTACATGAACAGTACAAGCATTGACTAATGTAGTAATGTCATCGCaaactttcttcttcttttgatTTGTAGTTGAATTATTTAGCTTACTTAATAATAAATCTTTGTGCTCTCCAAACGAGTCAACCAGAGACTGTATTTCTTCGTCTGAAAAGCAGTTTCCTTTTCAGCTTCGACTGAGCCATGTTATTTGAAACTGGCCCAATAAATAGTTTTACAGTATGCAAAGTAGACGTTCACACTTGCATGCAACTTacagatgtacatgtaagtccCGGTCGTACGACCACCTTTTATGCAACCTGATCCTGATCTGTATTTTCGGTTGAAAAGAAATGTGGCAACTTCTCTGATGTGTGGACTGAAGATCCTCATGAGCAAATACCTAGTGAAAATGGTTACTTAAAGTAGTACTTCCGTCTTGCCTCCATTGTCTGTCTTCACTCTACCATTAGCATTTCAAGGGGCAACACCTGCTTTGCCGTGTCTTTTAGATTTGGTATACTGTGAGACCAAACTTACTGGCTTCTCTTTCCAATCACTGTCAAGAGTGTTAGCTATGTATTCATCCTGTGACAGTCACAGAAAGAGATACACGTGAGAAGAAGGAGATTACCAAACAAGCAGCTGAAAAGTTGAGTACACCGACAGAGATACTCTCTGATCCTAAAAATCGTAAGTCGTGGACTAAAGACCTGTCAAGACTTCCTCGTCTAACAAGTTAAGACATAACGAATTATCGCGTCATAATGTTAAAatattcacttttttttaaattcgtgAAACCTAGTATTACCATATACCATATACCTAGTATTATAATATACCTCAGATTAGTTTACATTCTATAAAATCCTACCTTGTATACATCATATTGGACGATGTAATGACTAAAAATtttgtaattgaaaaaaaaaataacattcaTTAGGTTGCAATGCACTACGCTTATGTCAAACTTTCATGCTTGTGTTTGTCAAATAAACTGCATCAATTTGCAGCACTGAAACACTTATTCTCCAATTccctttcttctttctcttcttttgtgTTTGGTTAAGAAGTgtttgttttggaaatttttctTTCAGGAAATCTAGCAAGTTGTATGTCTTTTTTCCCGTTGCAGAATTGGAGAGGCTTGTAATCATGTTTCAAAAAGGGCCTTTGTATTTCAGACAAATCTCCCCCATCTTGGAGCAAGCCCTGATGGGTTTGTATACTGCCTTGGTTGCAGAGGATATCAACGATTACTTGCAATTAAATGTTCTTACAAATGGCGTTTCCTAACCCTAAGAGCTGCGGCTCATGAcaaagatttttttgttttatcaactCCAAGAGAAAGGTAAAACTTAAGAGAACATCAAATTATTACGATCAAATTTAAGGTCTATTGGCTCTTTGCAAACTGAAGGTATGTGACTACATTGTATGTGATCTGGACACTTGGAGGCTTATtggtaataaaattaaaattaaatgaaacattCTGGAAGAAGTGGATGCTTCCAAAGCTTATGACATTTTATAAGGAGGCCACTGTGTCAGAGGCTCTATCAGAGAGGGGCAGAAAGGAGATTCCCTTGAAAAAGTAATTAATTGCAGCCTACCAACAAAGTTCTCATATACTGGAACCTGTTTTCTTGTCATTGTTGCAATTATTAAACTGCGAAAAGAACATCATATGGATTTATTGTCAACATTTTTTAAACTATTTAATCTTCAAATGTTAAATCTTTACTTTGTGCCCTACATTTAGACTTATTTAACTAAAGGAGACTTGAGGTTAGTTTAAGGTAGCACATATAAGtacaatattattttcattattccATTCTGTAGCAGGTACAATCCCCTGTAAAAtcctaaaattttaaatttgttccATCTTCCTTTCCACATGGATGCGCACAGCGGCAAttcttcttgtttcttcaaCCTCTTTCCTTGTCAGCTGATGGTTGGAATCCCTTTTGAGGGGCATATTAAGGGTGACGTTTAGTGGCTTAAGTAAATCATTGATGTGAAATCCCTTATCAGCCATAATACTGTCTCCACACTCTAGAAGATCTAGCAGTCCTGATTCTTTAACAATATGTTTGTCAGAAGTATTTCCAACCCGCAGCTGTGAAAGAAATGGGCTGATACCCACAATAACTTTAGATGTATTGTGAAATTTGTAGGaggaatacatgtatgtaatttaCTGATTTACTAAAGGTGATGGGGTTTcaactcctagtcgcttcatgctatggAAACGGAACGGAGATAAGCActgcctgatgggccttctggctcgtaagcagagactttaaaAATAGAGTTGATCACTTTAAACTGAAATCCTTTCACATGATTCGAGTACAACAGAGTGTGGTAGAGCGAAGATTTGTTGCAGCTGATCAATAAAGAAGGTAAAGTTACTCTGTAAGTTGGGAATGATATTAGGAAAGTGCGCATTTTTGGGTACAAGTAACGAATAATAGtcctttgatttctttttcctgacatcaaaaatgtttttgtcagTTGAAAATTAGGGAGAGGCTGTATATTTGCAAAGAGaagcattttttgaaagagaCGCTATTAAAATAATGTGGAAGGCCAGaccattttaaaaaattaattttgataatCTTGTGTGACCAGTGGCTAAATGAGCCTTTGATatttaaattgaaaattaaatcTTGAATAAAAATCATTCCTGCTTCTCCTTATCATTCCAAATGATATTTTGGTAGTCTCTCTGACAGGCAAAAGAGTCATAATccttaaggttacttcccaccttagCGGGTGTCCTTCGGGAAAAATTCGTTCGCGCGCTTGTTGCAATAAGATCCTAGCAAACTATAAgtcagaagaaagcttaagaAATGTAGGTTAagataaaaatattgtttaagtgtgTTTCCTTTTAGCAAGCGTCAGGAGCTGGTGAGACATGAAACCATTAAGGGTTCTTCCATGGTCTCATGTTAATTCAAAAGCGTGCCAAACTGAAAAGTACTTCAGTGCAACAAGCATGGACAGGGAAAATTTTGCTCACTTTCCGTACCAAAAGTTCGATTTTCAGCAGTTTCAAGGAGCAGCTGGCATTGGGCCGTACATGACATTACTGACAGATGAACAGGAATAGAGAGGGAGTTCATTTAACTATTATGTCTCCCAAATTTTTCCAAGCCAGATCATAAACGAAGAACCAAGTTCAAGGTCTATTTCCCCCGAACCTACTTCTTCTATTGCCGATGCCTCTGCAGCTGCTGCACAGAAGAGGAAACAGTGTGAAACATTGACTAGAGAAGAGGAGAAGTACTTAGTCAATTTGTGGGTGGAATACTACGATCGTCTGGAAAGTAAAGACTCAAGAAAGTACTGGGACATTATCACCCGAGAGCTTAACGAAAAGTTTGGGAAGAATCGTTCTGTTGACAAGTGTAAACGGAAAATAAAGTACCTGGTGGAGCGATATAAAGAAAAGAACGACTGCAATAGAAAGCAGTCTGGTGGATCCCTGTGGAAATCACCCTTTTACGATGAGCTGGATGCAGTGTTAGGAAACCGGGATGTTGTGACGTTCCAGCATGTGGCTCAGGCAGGTTCTCTGTCCACAGAATCCAGCTCTTCTTCAGCCGTGAAAACGTCCAATCCACCCAGCTCTGCTGAAGAGTCTCCCCccttgaaagaaagaaattcgAAAGCAAACGATGATGGAAATGTTGCAGTTGCAAGCAAGCAGCTGAGAAGGCAGCATAAGAAAAGGCGAGCTCCAACAGCAGAACAGCAAGGGCAAGAGCTAGACGAAGAAAGCCAAGTGCAAGCCAAGATCCTTAAGTCAGTCACTGAACAAGGTGCGCGAATGACAGAAGCGATCGAGAAGAGGCAAGATTCGCACAAGCAACAAGTGGAGATGATGACACAATTTATGGGGGCCATGATCAGTATGATGCAGAACAATGCCACTAACAACTAGGTCTTTGTTACAATCTAAGCTTTCTAGGGTTGCGTGACATTACTTTCTCTATGTGCGTGAACTCCACTTGATGTTTTATTATGTtgagttttaaattttaaattttaaaaccaaaaagaaGCTACGATTCCCAATTTTTTTAATACAAAGAGACTAATATTAATTGAAATATGGTTTAATTGTAATTGTGGGAATCAAGGTGTACCGTAGTGATTTAAAACACAATTTTAATGAAATCTTTTTAAAATGATCTTTGAGAACTATAAACATGAGTTTTTAGCTATAggaatataataattatttcaaagtCACTAACAATGCCGAGAGATTTCGAACTGATCTTTGTAGTCCTGTAATTGAAATGCAGTGATTTTATTTTAGTTATCACATTAAATAGAACTCAAGTAGGCCTTAAGAATTTTTCTGATGTTGTCCCCAGCTCTAAGAATTTCATCGTTATCTCCTTGGTCATGATCACTGTTTTCATCGCTTTCCACCCACTCGTCTCCATGTAATGTGCAAAAGGTATGTAGAATGGCACATGCCTATTGgtggtattgtgtaacaaaaggcaatattttcttttgtgtgctgtttatctttgttttcaagtgacctctcTCTATTCGTTTGGGTATCAATTGTTTAGACGTGTTGTGAAACTctgcatgttattattaaacgtcaagactgacgaatttgttcttaggAGGCGTAGCACTTCTCCTTTTATGAATCCTTTCTTAACGCCTGGTGGATGACACGAATAGAAATTCATGTATTGAAAGGTCTCTGTCCGTTTGTAATGTGTTTGCACATCAACGGTGGATTCTCTATTGAATCTCTCgcctttttacacttttgtgtctaagaatgcaatttctgagtctgatatttcagctgtaaatttgattgtatcgtggtagttgtttgCCCTTTGCACAAAATTTTATATATTGTCTTCGGTTCTGTCCCACAGACAGAAGACATCGTCATTGTATCTCTTCCAAACTagcggtttaattttgctcttgctgataatgcctttttctattttcgccatgaaaatattggcaaaagccacggccattttggttcccATTGCCGTTCCGTGGGTTTGCAAATAATGTCGTCCATTGAATTGGAATGAATTCTCTTTTAGTATCAGGCAAAGCATTTGCCTCAAGAACTAAGTAGGGATTGGTCAATGGTTTTTATAGAAGTCTTCGTACACTTTGCAGAAAGTCGTGATTCCTTCTTCTTGAGGTAGATTTGTGTATAAGCTAATTACGTCCACTGAGGCAAGGATTGTGTTCTTTGGCAGTTTTGTTTTCTCGATGAAGTTTATATAGTCTGTTGAATCTTTCAGCTAAGATTCTTGTTTTTGCGCTATCGGCTGTATGAGGCGGTCAACGAAGCATGAAATTCTTTCTGTAGGGCCGTCACTCCCAGATATTATAGGTCTACCTACTAGTGTAGGCTTGTGAATCTTTGTTAGTGTATAGAATTCTGGAATTCTCGGTGGGTTTGGTGTTTTGGAGAGCCATTTTATTGTCATTTCGTCAATGTGGCTTTCTGTGAGCACAcacgttattattatttttttattttctcaactGTTTCGTCAGCCATCGGTTTATCTAAGGGCCTGCAGTTGTCAAGATCGTTCAACAGAACTTGCCTCTCTGTTATTTTATCTTCTCTGCTCATTATTATGGTTGTGGTTCCTTTGTCGGCTTTCttcgagggttgtccaatacacccaaactgagtccgatggacgaaggccatgagcaaccagactcaccggaagtcagttcgcgagagacttagtaaatatacagcaaagtatagttgaggaggaggtggaaaatgtcggcaaacggactccatcggatccgatggagacgggttgccgtggcaagaatccatcggactgccgtgggtcagttcgcgagagacttagtaaatatacagcaaagtatagttgaggaggaggtggaaaatgttggcaaacggagtccatcggatccgatggagacgggttgccgtggcaagaatccatcggactgccgcgagtcagttcgcaagagacttagtaaatatacaacaaagtatagttgaggaggaggtggaaaatgtcggcaaacggactttatcggatccgatggagacgggttgccgtggcaagaatccatcggactgctgcgggtcagttcgcgagagacttagtaaatatacagcaaagtatagttgaggaggaggtggaaaatgtcggcaaacggactttatcggatccgatggagacgggttgccgtggaaaaaatccatcggactgccgcgagtcagttcgcaagagacttagtaaatatacagcaaagtatagttgaggaggaggtggaaaatgtcggcaaacggactccatcaaatccgatggagacgggttgccgtggcaagaatccatcggactgccgcgggTCAGTTcacgagagacttagtaaatatacagcaaagtatagttgaggaggaggtggaaaatgtcggcaaacagactccatcggatccgatggagacgggttgccgtgggaagaatccatcggactgcagcgagtcagttcgcaagagacttagtaaatatacaacaaagtatagttgaggaggaggtggaaaatgtcggcaaacatACTttatcggatccgatggagacgggttgccgtggcaagaatccatcggactgccgcgggtcagttcgcgagagacttagtaaatatacagcaaagtatagttgaggaggaggtggaaaatgtcggcaaacggactccatcggatccgatggagacgggttgccgtggcaagaatccatcggactgcggcgagtcagttcgcaagagacttactaaatatacagcaaagtatagttgaggaggaggtggaaaatgtcggcaaacggactccatcggatccgatggagacgggttgctgtggcaagaatccatcggactgctgCGGGTCAGTttgcgagagacttagtaaatatacagcaaagtatataGTTGAGGAGgaggtggaaaatgtcggcaaacggactccatcggatccgatggagacgggttgccgtggaaagaatccatcggactgccgcgagtcagttcgcaagagacttagtaaatatataGCAAAGAATAGTTGAGGAGgaggtggaaaatgtcggcaaacggactccatcggatccgatggagacgggttgccgtggcaagaatccatcggactgccgggactcagtaataatattatatgaaaattactctgCGGCGATCGTTCTGTCTCGGTCACAGTTTCCATATTATCGCCGCCATACGATCGATACAATcatgtactttattattcaggcaattcaaccgagtagatttttggcgagtaattgtgtgaccgagtgaaaagaaaacgttccatttatcaaaatcctaattttacttccaaaggttgacgatggctcacttatgtccagaaatgcacggaatgacaaaaatggcagatttggcgaaagagctccacgattgacaatcttggcaaaagtagcgattttggcgatattttgccaattttgtcaaattagttcatccattggtattgacatcacttcggtgagcattggcgattgtggcgacttttgcgaatttgacaaaatcggcaattacagcgatatttcaaaagtgtaagcgcttgtttcagtgattaggcctaagcactattgtaaaattttagctttcattttacggttcgaagaaagcagtcgtttactgattacgcctaagcgctcctttcagtgattagggctaagcactctcgtaaattttagcttttattttgtggttcggttaactacacctatcacgagatcgtcttgcccttgaacaatttccattcatcgactacgggattgcggaccgcggtggctgcTCATTATGCTGCTTGccctttaataattttcattcatcagcgtcacaaattattgctgattttggggctcacttGTCGAagttcaagcacgcttccaacagacctgtttaacttcgtgtttcacccagttatttccggtgcaactgttaaatgacatgaggatttgaaaaggcttttcagctttgttttccctctcatctaacacacttgctggcttccgcttctccacttttcatacagaaataatttcttcagcgaaaagtggagtgaaaatcacaaattgtgTGAATAAatgacaagagaaaaaaaaagcctatcggTGAAGTCAACGGCTTGACtgcaataccctgccacctcgaagcttgcccctaaattgcgtggatacgctgatacggagataggcactggagacaccgagcttagtggatacgcagtatttctccttcccgccgggcgccaaacaaaaagagcgaaggacattgatcatgatgtacatgtatttctcgttcataaagcacgatcgagtgaaaaacagtaatgtatcttaaagcgcgatcaatccccttgttgatatgtatctctcgttcttatagtgcgttgatcgaatcattttcaatttggttaactttcattttacggttcggttaactacaggaaatagcactcgattcctgttTAACActaagcaggggcacccaacgagaatatagttcaaaaccacttaaatatagcattgtcaaacgtattttagtatttaaacggtagatataggcatatttttatcccataagaatttttcatttgttgggatttcctagctaaaatgggcaattatgccattttttagatgttcgaaaatcctaggacaggcaggcaagcaagaaattataCAACAAAtgtccgaaaattctagatctcaaatcgtcttccaaacagatattttccgaaaattgacctTGGGTGCTCCtgactaagcgctcgtttcagtgattaggcctaagcactctcgtaaaattgtagctttcattttgtgcttcggttaactacactattcacgagtgcgtgtgatgaaaaaagcactgcagtacacttaaatacacttttcacgagatcttgtgaggaagaaagcactcgtttactgattacaccgaagcgctcgcttccgtgattagtccaaagcagtctcttgaaatattagctttcattttgttgttcggttcact contains these protein-coding regions:
- the LOC137969834 gene encoding uncharacterized protein; the encoded protein is MESFTFKSAIRGYHVYKDIWTPSVDDKLSVEREFENQFDRFAMKIILDVETVGHLPREFSKIAWYFIARGGVITMAVKGPGCRSKLTVGGMEIPCLTYLTKGDLSQIINEEPSSRSISPEPTSSIADASAAAAQKRKQCETLTREEEKYLVNLWVEYYDRLESKDSRKYWDIITRELNEKFGKNRSVDKCKRKIKYLVERYKEKNDCNRKQSGGSLWKSPFYDELDAVLGNRDVVTFQHVAQAGSLSTESSSSSAVKTSNPPSSAEESPPLKERNSKANDDGNVAVASKQLRRQHKKRRAPTAEQQGQELDEESQVQAKILKSVTEQGARMTEAIEKRQDSHKQQVEMMTQFMGAMISMMQNNATNN